One Streptococcus sp. zg-86 DNA window includes the following coding sequences:
- a CDS encoding LytR/AlgR family response regulator transcription factor, which produces MNIAIVEDQKVEQERLSKYIHNYCQKIKRPVDITCFNDGIDIISDYQHRFDIIYLDVEMEIMDGMTTAQKIRAVDKEVLIVFVTNHSQVAIQGYSVEAIDFLLKPLSNFVFEEHFKKMLRKLPSSEEEQHYLYVKNKASTFKIPQKDIYYLESDGHQLHIHSKQETITISNTLKNMEQLLDKKSFFRSNSGYIVNLAYVEKIEGNLAYIKGEPLQISRPRKKDFMTALTNYIGDTLL; this is translated from the coding sequence ATGAACATCGCAATTGTAGAAGACCAAAAAGTCGAGCAAGAACGACTCAGTAAGTATATTCACAACTACTGCCAAAAGATCAAACGCCCTGTAGATATCACCTGTTTTAACGACGGTATTGATATTATTAGTGACTACCAGCATCGCTTTGATATTATTTATTTGGATGTGGAAATGGAAATCATGGACGGTATGACGACTGCTCAAAAAATTCGCGCAGTAGATAAGGAAGTCTTGATTGTCTTTGTAACCAACCATTCTCAGGTAGCCATTCAGGGATATTCTGTTGAAGCAATCGACTTTCTCCTCAAACCGCTTAGCAACTTCGTTTTTGAAGAACATTTCAAAAAAATGCTCCGAAAACTACCAAGCTCCGAAGAGGAGCAGCACTATCTCTATGTTAAAAATAAGGCTTCCACTTTTAAAATTCCTCAAAAAGATATCTATTATCTGGAAAGTGACGGCCACCAACTCCATATCCATAGCAAGCAAGAAACCATTACCATTAGCAATACCTTAAAAAATATGGAGCAATTGCTCGATAAAAAGAGTTTCTTTCGTTCTAATTCCGGCTATATTGTTAATCTCGCTTATGTGGAAAAAATCGAAGGCAATCTAGCCTATATCAAGGGAGAACCCTTGCAAATCAGTCGACCTCGTAAGAAAGATTTCATGACTGCTCTGACCAATTACATCGGAGACACCTTGCTATGA
- a CDS encoding sensor histidine kinase, whose protein sequence is MMTHFPDIPRVYTALSEAVACCLVCLPLIINMEWLRKVRTLLLIFPAQILLQLLAGQFPILLWTIGMGINISWMFASIYLLGVKQHKTALYLTAKAFIAAELVASLAWHLYCLTIYSQPVDNLWTQALFMGVISSISFLLFYQQNRKINLEELQNSIEKREVWVAVFTSLTIFILSNIGFILSGTPQFQDSTSIFILRTTVNFSGILLLLTQESQQYDRYLREELVAIHNMFQLQYKQYQAYRENNDLISRKAHDLKHQLYIIQQEADKQKQQQYLQEMTVAIQNFEAKIETGNPVLDTILTQKNQYCLQNGINFTCIVQGQLLHFMDIMDISALFGNAIDNAIEAVEKISQAEQRLMTLKVSQHSQFIVIRLDNYDTSNLDLSTGQFPSTSKEDKNLHGIGLKSMDFIVQKYGGSLTLNKEDNWVQLKILLPVENS, encoded by the coding sequence ATGATGACACACTTTCCAGATATTCCACGAGTCTATACCGCACTATCTGAAGCAGTCGCCTGTTGCTTGGTCTGTCTTCCCCTGATTATCAACATGGAATGGTTGCGAAAAGTGAGAACCTTGCTTCTCATCTTTCCGGCTCAAATTCTACTGCAACTCCTAGCTGGCCAATTCCCTATCCTCTTGTGGACAATCGGCATGGGTATCAATATCTCTTGGATGTTTGCCTCAATTTACCTACTGGGTGTTAAACAACATAAGACTGCCCTTTATTTGACTGCAAAGGCCTTTATCGCTGCAGAATTAGTCGCCTCTCTTGCCTGGCATCTTTACTGCCTCACGATTTATTCACAACCTGTGGATAACTTGTGGACACAGGCTCTTTTTATGGGAGTCATTTCCAGCATCTCTTTCCTTCTCTTCTATCAGCAAAATCGAAAAATCAACCTAGAAGAGCTGCAAAATAGTATTGAAAAACGAGAGGTTTGGGTCGCTGTTTTTACTTCATTAACCATTTTTATTTTAAGTAATATTGGGTTTATCCTCTCTGGGACACCCCAATTTCAAGATTCAACAAGTATCTTTATCCTCAGAACGACGGTCAATTTCTCTGGTATTCTACTCCTTCTCACACAAGAGTCCCAGCAATACGATCGCTATCTACGTGAAGAATTGGTTGCCATCCACAACATGTTCCAACTGCAGTATAAACAATACCAAGCCTATCGAGAAAATAATGATCTCATCAGCCGAAAAGCCCATGATCTCAAGCATCAGCTCTACATTATCCAACAAGAAGCAGACAAGCAAAAGCAACAACAATACCTCCAGGAAATGACAGTAGCCATTCAGAATTTTGAAGCTAAGATTGAGACAGGAAATCCCGTCCTTGATACGATTTTGACACAAAAAAATCAATACTGTCTCCAAAACGGTATCAATTTTACTTGTATCGTACAGGGTCAGCTTCTCCATTTCATGGACATTATGGACATCTCTGCTCTTTTTGGAAATGCGATTGACAATGCCATTGAAGCTGTGGAAAAAATCAGCCAAGCCGAGCAACGTCTTATGACTTTAAAAGTCTCTCAACACAGCCAATTTATCGTCATTCGACTCGATAATTATGACACTTCTAATCTTGACTTATCCACAGGACAATTTCCCAGCACTTCAAAAGAAGATAAAAATCTCCATGGTATCGGCCTGAAAAGTATGGACTTTATTGTCCAAAAATACGGCGGCAGTCTAACACTCAACAAGGAGGACAACTGGGTTCAACTAAAAATCTTACTTCCTGTGGAAAACAGTTAA
- a CDS encoding metallophosphoesterase → MKKRYWLYLVCLGALIGYFLMPKQVHQASYLAKEWTESEQIWIVTDMHYLSPSLHDNGKAFSIIQNTAAGKDVRYSKERMDALVAQVKKEKPKLLLVSGDLSLNGEKKSMEDLAEQFNVMEAVGTEVLVIPGNHDIASGWAREFKDENQVKTAQVTKQDFEKIFTDFGYAQASQRDKSSLSYMAKPFTNLWLLMIDSNIYADGLGKGAPATNGRLKKETLTWITSQLQEAREAGVQVIPIMHHNVLDQHATPTSGFTLDNAVDLRELYDQYGITLTFSGHIHTQHITQSTGKQSQLIEVVNGAFSMYPMTIGRLSLKENRLIYQQTRLDVDLWKNNANPDLADHQKYLMDVFQRSSDIMVHTALHDDAAYDRQLADQLSDIMTPLNLAFFSGERLTEEWFEEKIYQHPAYATLLKQEPQSRLVDHIDMMIDEMKEGAVDHVEIEWKQKKPD, encoded by the coding sequence ATGAAGAAGCGTTATTGGCTTTATTTAGTGTGTTTAGGGGCATTGATTGGCTATTTTTTGATGCCCAAACAAGTGCATCAAGCTTCTTATTTAGCAAAAGAGTGGACTGAATCTGAGCAAATTTGGATTGTAACCGATATGCATTACCTATCTCCAAGTCTGCACGATAATGGTAAGGCTTTTTCCATTATTCAAAACACAGCAGCAGGAAAAGATGTCCGCTATAGTAAGGAAAGAATGGATGCCTTGGTGGCTCAAGTGAAGAAAGAGAAGCCTAAGTTACTCCTTGTTAGTGGGGATTTGAGCCTAAATGGTGAAAAAAAGAGTATGGAAGACTTGGCAGAACAGTTCAACGTAATGGAAGCTGTTGGTACAGAAGTATTGGTTATTCCAGGAAATCATGATATTGCCAGTGGTTGGGCGCGTGAATTTAAGGATGAGAATCAGGTTAAGACAGCACAAGTCACCAAACAGGACTTTGAAAAAATCTTTACAGATTTTGGTTATGCCCAGGCCAGTCAACGGGATAAATCTTCTCTTAGTTATATGGCAAAGCCCTTTACAAATCTTTGGTTATTGATGATTGATAGTAATATCTATGCCGACGGTCTAGGAAAGGGTGCTCCTGCGACGAATGGGCGATTGAAAAAGGAAACGTTGACCTGGATAACTTCCCAATTGCAGGAGGCTAGGGAAGCGGGAGTTCAGGTGATTCCGATTATGCACCATAATGTCTTGGACCAGCACGCTACGCCGACGAGTGGATTTACACTGGATAATGCTGTTGATTTGCGAGAATTGTATGATCAGTATGGTATTACACTAACCTTTTCTGGTCATATTCATACCCAGCACATCACTCAATCAACAGGAAAACAATCGCAGCTTATAGAGGTTGTAAATGGCGCTTTTTCTATGTATCCTATGACCATTGGTCGTCTATCTTTAAAAGAGAATCGTCTCATTTATCAACAAACCAGACTTGATGTTGACTTGTGGAAAAACAATGCGAATCCTGATTTAGCAGATCATCAAAAATATTTAATGGATGTCTTTCAACGGTCAAGTGACATTATGGTTCATACTGCCTTACATGATGATGCAGCTTATGACCGGCAATTGGCAGATCAACTGTCAGACATTATGACACCGCTCAATCTTGCCTTTTTTTCAGGTGAACGTTTGACGGAGGAATGGTTTGAAGAAAAAATCTATCAACACCCAGCTTATGCAACTCTCTTGAAACAAGAACCTCAAAGTAGATTGGTAGATCATATAGACATGATGATAGATGAAATGAAAGAGGGAGCTGTTGATCATGTAGAAATCGAATGGAAGCAGAAAAAGCCCGATTAG
- a CDS encoding flavocytochrome c, with protein sequence MKKKVWLGALLSLFAAVFLIACGSKSTNTAESSTPASSSKEEAVSGASEKVYTDPSELKDSYDVVVIGSGGAGMAAAVSAHDAGASVAVLEKMGEVGGNTAKSSAGMNASQTKFQDKEGINDSNDKFYEETLKGGGGTNDPELLRYLVDNSASAIDWLDGMGITLSNITTTGGMSEKRTHRPADGSAVGGYLVTGLYHNLTERKIPMFVNADVTNLEEKDGKISGVEVKIDGKTKKVAAKAVVIATGGFGADLEKVAQLNPKLKGYVTTNQPGSTGDGIALAEAKGAATVDMEQIQIHPTVEQEKSYLITEAIRGEGAILVNAKGERFFNELETRDKVSAAINGLEPNYAYVVFDSALKDRVKAIAQYEKKGLVKSGETLADLAKAIDVPADALQTTLDTWNKAVADKSDAAFGRSSGMDHALDKAPYYAIKIAPGVHHTMGGLKINTNTEVLNKEGQAIPGLYAAGEVTGGVHGKNRIGGNAVADIIVFGRQAGEQSAKFVKK encoded by the coding sequence ATGAAGAAGAAAGTTTGGCTAGGTGCCTTACTAAGTTTGTTCGCTGCTGTTTTCTTGATTGCTTGTGGAAGTAAATCAACCAATACAGCAGAATCGTCAACCCCTGCTTCATCTTCTAAAGAAGAAGCTGTTTCAGGAGCATCAGAGAAGGTCTATACAGATCCGTCAGAATTAAAAGACAGCTATGATGTGGTTGTTATCGGTTCAGGTGGTGCGGGTATGGCTGCAGCAGTTTCTGCTCACGATGCAGGTGCAAGCGTAGCTGTCCTTGAGAAAATGGGAGAAGTAGGTGGAAATACTGCAAAATCATCTGCAGGTATGAATGCTTCTCAAACAAAATTCCAAGATAAAGAGGGAATCAACGATTCAAACGATAAATTCTACGAAGAAACCCTTAAAGGTGGTGGCGGAACAAACGATCCAGAATTGCTTCGCTATTTAGTAGATAACTCAGCCTCTGCAATCGACTGGTTAGATGGTATGGGTATTACTCTTAGCAACATTACAACAACTGGTGGTATGAGTGAAAAACGAACTCACCGTCCAGCAGATGGTTCAGCGGTCGGTGGTTACCTTGTAACTGGTCTTTATCACAATCTGACAGAGCGCAAGATTCCAATGTTCGTCAATGCTGATGTGACAAATCTTGAAGAAAAAGACGGTAAGATTTCAGGCGTTGAAGTTAAAATTGATGGCAAAACTAAGAAAGTTGCAGCTAAAGCGGTTGTGATTGCAACAGGTGGTTTCGGTGCTGATTTAGAAAAAGTTGCCCAATTGAATCCAAAACTAAAAGGTTATGTAACAACGAACCAACCAGGATCAACAGGTGATGGTATTGCTCTTGCAGAAGCAAAGGGTGCTGCAACAGTTGATATGGAACAAATCCAAATTCACCCAACGGTTGAGCAAGAAAAATCGTACTTGATTACAGAAGCTATTCGTGGAGAAGGTGCTATTTTGGTGAATGCAAAAGGTGAGCGTTTCTTCAATGAATTGGAAACTCGTGATAAAGTTTCTGCAGCAATCAATGGTTTAGAGCCAAACTATGCTTACGTGGTGTTTGATTCAGCCTTGAAAGACCGCGTAAAAGCAATTGCTCAATATGAGAAAAAAGGTCTTGTGAAATCAGGTGAAACACTTGCAGATTTGGCAAAAGCAATTGATGTTCCAGCAGATGCCTTACAAACAACCTTGGATACATGGAACAAGGCTGTTGCAGATAAAAGTGATGCAGCATTTGGTCGTTCAAGCGGTATGGATCATGCTTTAGATAAAGCTCCTTACTATGCAATCAAAATTGCACCGGGAGTACACCACACAATGGGTGGTCTTAAAATTAACACCAATACAGAAGTATTGAACAAAGAAGGTCAGGCAATTCCAGGTCTTTACGCAGCTGGAGAAGTAACAGGTGGTGTTCACGGTAAAAACCGTATCGGTGGTAATGCCGTTGCAGATATTATCGTATTTGGTCGCCAAGCTGGTGAACAATCTGCGAAATTTGTGAAAAAATAA
- the rpsD gene encoding 30S ribosomal protein S4: MSRYTGPSWKQARRLGLSLTGTGKELARRNYVPGQHGPNNRSKLSEYGLQLAEKQKLRFSYGVGEKQFRNLFVQATKIKGGILGFNFMLLLERRLDNVVYRLGLATTRRQARQFVNHGHILVDGKRVDIPSYRVEVGQVISVREKSLKVPAILEAVEATLGRPAFVSFDADKLEGSLTRLPERDEINPEINEALVVEFYNKML; this comes from the coding sequence ATGTCACGTTATACAGGACCATCTTGGAAACAAGCTCGTCGTCTTGGTTTGTCACTTACAGGTACAGGTAAAGAACTTGCTCGTCGTAACTACGTACCAGGTCAACATGGACCAAACAACCGCAGCAAATTGTCAGAATACGGTTTGCAATTGGCTGAAAAACAAAAACTTCGTTTCTCTTACGGTGTGGGTGAGAAGCAATTCCGTAACTTGTTCGTACAAGCTACAAAAATCAAAGGCGGAATCCTTGGTTTTAACTTCATGCTTCTTCTTGAGCGTCGTTTGGACAACGTTGTTTACCGTTTAGGTCTTGCAACTACTCGTCGTCAAGCACGTCAATTTGTAAACCACGGTCATATCCTTGTTGACGGAAAACGCGTTGACATTCCTAGCTACCGTGTTGAAGTAGGTCAAGTGATTTCAGTTCGTGAAAAATCATTGAAAGTACCTGCAATCCTTGAAGCAGTTGAAGCAACTCTTGGACGTCCAGCATTCGTATCATTCGATGCTGATAAATTAGAAGGTTCATTAACTCGCCTTCCAGAACGCGACGAAATCAACCCAGAAATTAACGAAGCACTTGTCGTTGAATTCTACAACAAAATGCTTTAA
- a CDS encoding Veg family protein, whose product MSDAFTDVAKMKQIKEDIKNHEGQVVELTLENGRKREKNKQGRITEVYQSLFIVEYEDPNNTYVESYTYSDVLTEKILIHYLD is encoded by the coding sequence ATGAGTGATGCATTTACAGATGTTGCTAAGATGAAGCAAATCAAAGAAGATATTAAAAACCATGAAGGGCAAGTTGTTGAATTAACCCTTGAAAATGGCCGAAAACGGGAGAAAAATAAGCAAGGTCGAATTACAGAGGTGTACCAATCCCTCTTTATCGTAGAATACGAAGATCCGAACAATACCTATGTAGAATCCTATACCTATTCTGATGTGTTAACAGAAAAGATTTTGATTCATTATTTGGATTAG
- the dnaB gene encoding replicative DNA helicase, which yields MAELDELRVQPQDILAEQSVLGAIFIDEGKLVFVREYIEADDFFKYAHQLIFKAMIALSDRHEAIDATTMRNYLANHGDLENIGGLSYLAEVINSVPTSANAEYYAKIVAEKSNLRKLISSLTDSINQAYDGADESDEIIARAEKALIDVSEGASRSGFKQIEDILHINFENLEKRSQQTSDITGIATGYPALDAMTTGLHEEELIILAARPAVGKTAFALNIAQNIGTKLGLTVAIFSLEMGAESLVDRMLAAEGMINSRSIRTGHLTDEEWQKLTMAQANLANASIYIDDTPGIKITEIRSRSRKLAQETGNLGLILIDYLQLITGTGRENRQQEVSEISRQLKILAKELKVPVIALSQLSRGVEQRQDKRPVLSDIRESGSIEQDADIVAFLYRDDYYERGGQEEGGIPNDTVEVIIEKNRSGARGTVELMFKKEYNKFSSISKREDG from the coding sequence TTGGCAGAATTGGATGAACTGCGTGTACAACCTCAAGATATTTTGGCAGAACAGTCTGTTCTTGGTGCAATTTTTATCGATGAGGGAAAATTAGTTTTCGTTCGCGAATATATTGAAGCAGACGATTTCTTCAAATACGCCCACCAGCTGATTTTCAAAGCAATGATTGCCTTGTCGGATCGTCATGAAGCGATTGATGCGACCACCATGCGGAATTATCTAGCTAATCATGGGGACTTGGAAAATATTGGCGGTCTCAGTTATTTGGCAGAAGTAATCAATTCTGTACCAACTTCTGCGAATGCGGAATATTATGCCAAGATTGTTGCCGAAAAATCAAATTTACGAAAGCTGATTTCGAGTCTGACGGATTCGATTAATCAAGCCTATGATGGGGCAGATGAGTCAGATGAGATTATTGCGCGTGCTGAAAAGGCCTTAATTGATGTCAGCGAGGGCGCAAGCCGTAGCGGGTTTAAGCAGATTGAGGATATTTTACATATTAACTTTGAAAATTTGGAAAAACGCTCGCAACAAACGTCTGATATTACAGGAATTGCGACGGGTTATCCAGCCTTGGATGCGATGACAACAGGTTTGCATGAAGAAGAGTTGATTATTTTGGCGGCGCGTCCAGCGGTCGGAAAGACGGCCTTTGCCTTAAATATTGCACAAAATATTGGTACCAAACTAGGATTGACGGTTGCTATCTTTTCCCTAGAAATGGGGGCTGAAAGTCTCGTTGACCGGATGTTAGCAGCAGAAGGCATGATTAACTCCCGTTCGATTCGTACAGGTCATTTGACTGATGAAGAATGGCAAAAATTGACCATGGCACAGGCAAATTTGGCCAATGCGAGTATCTATATTGATGATACGCCAGGTATTAAGATTACTGAAATTCGCTCTCGTTCTCGGAAATTAGCGCAAGAAACAGGCAATCTCGGCTTGATTTTGATTGACTATTTGCAGTTGATTACAGGCACCGGTCGGGAAAATCGTCAACAGGAAGTTTCTGAAATTTCTCGCCAATTGAAGATTTTGGCTAAAGAGCTGAAAGTGCCTGTTATTGCGCTTAGTCAGCTATCGCGTGGTGTGGAACAGCGTCAAGATAAGCGTCCAGTCTTGTCTGATATTCGGGAGTCTGGTTCGATCGAGCAGGATGCAGATATTGTAGCCTTCCTTTATCGTGATGATTATTATGAACGGGGAGGTCAAGAAGAGGGGGGAATTCCAAATGATACTGTTGAAGTCATCATTGAAAAAAACCGTTCAGGAGCACGTGGAACGGTTGAACTGATGTTTAAAAAAGAATACAATAAATTTTCAAGTATTTCCAAGAGAGAGGATGGATAA
- the rplI gene encoding 50S ribosomal protein L9, producing MKVIFLADVKGKGKKGEIKEVPTGYAQNFLIKKNLAKEATNQAISELRGKQKSQEKAHAEMLAEAETIKARLAEEKTLVSFIEKVGPDGRTFGSITSKKIAEELEKQFGIKIDKRNIQLDHPIRAVGLIDVPVKIYQDVTGVINLSIKEA from the coding sequence ATGAAAGTTATTTTTTTAGCAGATGTAAAAGGAAAAGGTAAAAAAGGAGAAATTAAGGAAGTTCCAACCGGATACGCCCAAAATTTCTTGATTAAGAAAAATCTTGCCAAGGAAGCAACTAATCAAGCCATTAGTGAATTACGTGGTAAACAAAAATCGCAAGAAAAAGCCCATGCTGAGATGTTAGCAGAAGCAGAAACGATTAAGGCGAGATTAGCTGAAGAGAAGACACTTGTTTCCTTTATTGAAAAAGTTGGTCCAGACGGTCGTACGTTTGGCTCTATCACGAGCAAGAAAATTGCTGAGGAGTTGGAAAAACAATTCGGTATTAAGATAGACAAGCGGAATATCCAGTTGGATCATCCAATTCGTGCGGTTGGCTTGATCGATGTTCCTGTGAAAATTTATCAAGATGTGACAGGTGTTATTAACTTAAGCATTAAGGAAGCCTAA
- a CDS encoding DHH family phosphoesterase, with product MKKFRFSTIHFVMIGIILFGLLALVQSLYPTSTITYLSIFIALFLLVLLFIFQQHSYEVSEVEQIEYLNAQADSGLMRLLAHMPVGVIKISEDNQVEWFNPYAELLFVKEDGEFDQRKLREMIDVGLDEDRTYVTIADKRYAVYVDFEQGIFYFFDASTEYYATSNLIGSRPAIGIISVDNYDELEDIYSDSQISQINSFLAQFVSDFANENGIYYRRGTMDRFYFFTDYAVLEGLIEDKFSVINRFREEAKQMELALTLSIGIAYGASNHQQIGQVALQNLNMAEVRGGDQVVVKENDESKQPLFFGGGSASAVKRTRTRTRAMMTAVSDKLKMVDKVFVVGHRNLDMDALGSAVGMQYFAQNIMNNAYTVYNPQEMSADIERAIQRLAHENCSNLLTVEEAKKQVTSQSLLIMVDHSKIGLTLSKEFYELFSQVVVVDHHRRDADFPENAVLTYIESGASSASELVTELIQFQNDKHHKINRLQSSLLMAGIMLDTKNFTARVTSRTFDVASYLRNRGSDSSEIQQIAATDFNEYRQINELILRGQKISDHIVLVCGDEQIAYDTIVPSKAADTILGMAGIEAVFVVTKNVNDYIAISARSRSKVNVQRIMEEMGGGGHFNLAAAQVHYESLDQVQIKLQQVIEEELKEA from the coding sequence ATGAAAAAATTTCGATTTTCAACGATTCATTTTGTGATGATTGGGATCATTCTCTTTGGATTATTAGCTTTAGTACAAAGTTTATACCCTACATCTACAATCACCTATTTATCCATTTTTATCGCCTTATTCTTACTTGTTCTGTTGTTTATTTTTCAACAACATTCCTATGAAGTGAGTGAAGTGGAACAGATTGAGTATCTAAATGCTCAGGCTGATTCTGGTCTGATGCGCTTATTGGCCCATATGCCAGTTGGTGTGATTAAAATCTCAGAAGACAATCAAGTAGAGTGGTTTAACCCTTATGCAGAACTTCTATTTGTCAAGGAAGATGGTGAGTTTGATCAACGAAAACTGCGGGAAATGATTGACGTTGGTCTTGATGAGGATAGGACTTATGTAACAATTGCTGACAAACGTTATGCAGTCTACGTAGATTTTGAACAAGGAATCTTCTACTTTTTTGATGCGTCAACAGAATATTATGCTACTTCAAATTTGATTGGTAGTCGGCCTGCTATTGGGATTATTTCTGTCGATAATTATGATGAGTTAGAAGATATTTATTCCGATTCTCAGATTAGCCAAATCAATAGCTTTTTAGCACAATTTGTATCTGATTTCGCAAACGAGAATGGGATTTACTACCGTCGTGGAACCATGGATCGTTTCTACTTCTTTACAGATTATGCGGTTTTGGAAGGATTAATTGAAGATAAATTTTCGGTTATCAATCGGTTTCGTGAAGAAGCAAAACAGATGGAGTTGGCCTTGACCCTAAGTATAGGAATTGCTTATGGAGCTAGTAATCATCAGCAAATCGGTCAGGTTGCGTTACAAAATCTCAATATGGCTGAAGTTCGGGGCGGGGATCAAGTTGTTGTCAAAGAAAATGATGAGAGCAAACAGCCGCTCTTTTTCGGCGGTGGCTCTGCTTCTGCTGTTAAACGGACACGAACGCGTACACGTGCGATGATGACGGCTGTTTCGGACAAATTGAAAATGGTGGATAAGGTCTTTGTGGTGGGACATCGCAACTTGGATATGGATGCCTTGGGTTCTGCTGTTGGAATGCAGTATTTTGCACAAAATATCATGAACAATGCCTACACTGTCTACAATCCACAGGAAATGTCAGCTGATATTGAGCGAGCAATCCAGCGATTGGCTCATGAAAATTGCTCGAATTTATTGACGGTAGAGGAAGCCAAGAAGCAGGTGACTTCTCAATCGCTTCTCATTATGGTCGATCATTCTAAGATTGGTTTGACCTTGTCAAAAGAATTTTATGAGTTGTTTAGCCAGGTTGTAGTGGTTGATCATCACCGTCGTGATGCAGATTTCCCAGAAAATGCAGTCTTGACCTATATTGAGAGTGGCGCTAGTTCAGCGAGTGAATTAGTGACAGAATTGATTCAATTCCAAAATGATAAGCACCATAAAATCAACCGTCTTCAATCTAGTCTACTGATGGCAGGAATTATGCTCGATACAAAGAACTTTACAGCTCGAGTAACGAGTCGAACATTTGATGTGGCAAGTTACCTCAGAAATCGTGGTAGTGATAGTTCAGAAATTCAGCAGATTGCGGCAACGGATTTCAACGAATACCGCCAAATCAACGAATTGATTTTAAGAGGACAAAAGATTTCAGACCATATTGTTTTGGTTTGTGGCGATGAACAAATTGCCTATGATACGATTGTCCCAAGTAAGGCAGCGGATACGATTTTAGGGATGGCAGGGATTGAAGCAGTCTTTGTTGTCACAAAAAATGTCAATGATTATATCGCTATTTCAGCTCGTAGCCGCAGTAAGGTGAACGTACAGCGAATCATGGAAGAAATGGGTGGAGGCGGTCATTTTAATCTTGCAGCAGCCCAAGTGCATTATGAATCACTTGATCAAGTTCAAATAAAATTACAGCAAGTGATTGAAGAGGAATTAAAAGAAGCATAG